The following are encoded together in the Streptomyces rapamycinicus NRRL 5491 genome:
- a CDS encoding AAA family ATPase, with product METPHLSGSLIVLVGPPGAGKSTYARRHFPTGRLCLDDYRQMATDNAADQSATPTAAQIQNLLLEARLARGLTTVVDSTNVLPHVRAGLLAHARYYQRPAVAILFELPLAICQARNAARTRQVPQDVVRELHQTTPTAEQLAIEGFTDIRTVDLAQTPAHLGGRTA from the coding sequence ATGGAAACTCCGCACCTCTCAGGAAGCCTCATCGTCCTGGTCGGCCCGCCTGGAGCGGGCAAGTCCACCTATGCCCGCCGTCACTTCCCGACCGGCCGTCTGTGCCTGGACGACTACCGCCAGATGGCGACCGACAATGCCGCCGACCAGTCCGCCACACCCACGGCGGCCCAGATCCAAAACCTCCTGCTGGAGGCTCGACTCGCACGCGGCCTGACCACCGTCGTGGACAGCACCAACGTGCTGCCCCACGTCCGCGCCGGACTCCTCGCCCACGCCCGCTACTACCAGCGCCCCGCCGTGGCCATCCTCTTCGAGCTGCCGCTGGCCATCTGCCAGGCACGCAACGCCGCCCGCACCCGCCAAGTCCCGCAGGACGTGGTGCGCGAGCTGCACCAGACGACCCCCACAGCGGAGCAGTTGGCCATCGAGGGATTCACCGACATCCGCACCGTCGACCTCGCGCAGACCCCGGCACACCTTGGAGGGCGAACCGCATGA
- a CDS encoding DUF7544 domain-containing protein — MNDSPGWAPPGSSPSDEPDHGAQQQGEPADQPAPEQRAWGEQWARRQPPPGRWAASGGRTPPPVPPAPAPGGGWGAGRRQPSAPRPGVIPLRPLGVSEILDGAVAIMRAHWRTVLAISLIVSIATQGLITAATGLWFNDARGNESDVLDDPDATVGQALRAVGDTLGDSGVTLLLGVLGTIVTTALLTVVAARAVLGRTVSTKEAWAGARPHLLQLCGLLLLIPTIAAAVIAAGMTPGLLLAVAGVPSEGAALASLGGLAAACVAAWLWVRFSLAAPALMLEKQGIIKALRRSFKLVRGSWGRVFGIQLLAVVLVFIVGAIVEIPTSLVAMVIGGDNAMDWLSGESVSVGWTFLIVVGVGGVISSTITFPISAGVTALLYMDQRIRREALDLELTRAAGMPGDSAEGHGEDQPTVGSTSWN; from the coding sequence ATGAACGACTCTCCGGGCTGGGCCCCGCCCGGATCGTCCCCTTCCGACGAACCGGACCACGGCGCTCAGCAGCAGGGCGAGCCCGCCGACCAGCCCGCCCCGGAGCAGCGAGCATGGGGCGAACAGTGGGCCCGCCGCCAGCCGCCGCCCGGCCGCTGGGCCGCATCGGGAGGCCGCACGCCACCACCGGTGCCGCCCGCTCCCGCGCCGGGTGGCGGATGGGGCGCCGGCCGGCGTCAGCCGTCCGCTCCCCGCCCCGGTGTCATTCCGCTGCGGCCGCTGGGCGTCAGCGAGATCCTGGACGGTGCGGTGGCCATCATGCGCGCCCACTGGCGCACGGTCCTCGCTATCTCGCTGATCGTCTCGATCGCCACCCAAGGTCTGATCACGGCCGCCACGGGGCTGTGGTTCAACGACGCCCGAGGGAACGAGAGCGATGTCCTCGACGATCCGGACGCCACCGTCGGCCAGGCGCTGCGCGCCGTCGGCGACACCCTCGGAGACAGCGGAGTCACCCTGCTGCTCGGCGTCCTCGGAACGATCGTCACCACCGCCCTGCTGACCGTGGTCGCCGCACGGGCGGTGCTGGGCCGGACCGTGTCCACCAAGGAGGCATGGGCCGGTGCCCGGCCGCACCTCCTTCAGCTGTGCGGGCTGCTCCTGCTGATCCCCACCATCGCCGCGGCCGTCATCGCCGCCGGTATGACGCCGGGTCTGCTGCTGGCCGTCGCGGGCGTGCCGAGCGAGGGTGCCGCGCTGGCCTCTCTGGGCGGGCTCGCCGCGGCATGCGTCGCCGCCTGGCTCTGGGTCCGCTTCAGCCTCGCCGCTCCCGCGCTGATGCTGGAGAAGCAGGGGATCATCAAGGCCCTGCGACGCTCCTTCAAGCTGGTGCGCGGCTCGTGGGGGCGCGTCTTCGGCATCCAACTGCTGGCCGTCGTCCTGGTCTTCATCGTCGGCGCCATCGTCGAGATCCCCACCAGCCTGGTCGCCATGGTGATCGGCGGGGACAACGCCATGGACTGGCTGTCCGGCGAATCCGTCTCCGTCGGCTGGACCTTCCTCATCGTGGTCGGCGTCGGCGGAGTGATCAGCTCGACCATCACCTTCCCGATCAGCGCGGGCGTGACAGCCCTCCTCTACATGGACCAGCGCATCCGGCGCGAGGCCCTCGACCTCGAGCTCACCCGCGCCGCGGGGATGCCGGGAGACTCGGCAGAAGGTCATGGCGAGGACCAGCCGACCGTCGGCTCCACGTCCTGGAACTGA
- a CDS encoding DNA cytosine methyltransferase, which produces MTHRTVPPESGNISLCTGSGALDLAVEAVTGLPTVMVGEKDPAASRLLATRLPHARNLGDITAVDWADLAASLPRPEALTAGFPCQDISNAGPRGGIAGDRSGLWKTIAHAIRHLRPRIVFLENVAALRSRGLDVVAADLAACGYDARWMCLRAGDPEVGACHRRDRWFAIAYPAAENPHLPAGTQRRAPAPGQTQSGRTRAHAGGRSGLLAAPDGRMTLLPTPAAADGTGGPGISPKRQGGMNLRTAVTLLPTPTACRYGRNRSASQGASSRPSIEYLVRDLLPTPKASDGPHGGPNQRDRAGNYYLPGQAVRLDGRWVATNGTDYGPAIHRWEAVLGRPAPEPTEPGTKGNRRLSPAFVEWMMGADPGWVTSTDLGLSRSDQLKILGNGVVIHQAAHAYRALLGTLAPEAAGPAPSQLSLSIA; this is translated from the coding sequence ATGACCCATCGCACCGTGCCGCCGGAGAGCGGCAACATCAGCCTGTGCACCGGATCCGGCGCGCTGGACCTGGCCGTGGAAGCGGTCACCGGCCTGCCCACGGTCATGGTCGGCGAGAAGGACCCAGCCGCATCCCGGCTGCTGGCCACCCGCCTGCCCCACGCCCGGAACCTGGGCGACATCACGGCCGTCGACTGGGCGGACCTGGCCGCCTCGCTGCCACGCCCGGAGGCACTGACCGCCGGCTTTCCCTGCCAGGACATCTCCAACGCCGGACCTCGGGGAGGCATCGCCGGTGACCGCTCAGGACTCTGGAAAACCATCGCCCACGCCATTCGCCATCTTCGACCCCGAATCGTCTTCCTGGAAAACGTCGCCGCCCTCCGCAGCCGCGGACTCGACGTCGTCGCCGCCGACCTGGCCGCGTGCGGGTACGACGCGCGATGGATGTGCCTACGCGCTGGAGATCCCGAAGTCGGAGCCTGCCACCGCCGAGACCGCTGGTTCGCCATCGCGTATCCCGCTGCTGAAAACCCCCACCTCCCAGCTGGGACGCAACGGCGGGCCCCAGCACCCGGACAAACGCAAAGCGGGCGGACACGGGCCCACGCTGGAGGACGAAGTGGTCTTCTTGCTGCCCCCGACGGCCGAATGACCCTGCTGCCCACCCCCGCCGCCGCCGACGGAACCGGCGGCCCCGGCATCTCCCCCAAACGGCAGGGCGGCATGAACCTACGGACCGCCGTGACCCTGCTGCCCACCCCGACTGCCTGCCGCTACGGCCGCAACCGGTCCGCATCGCAGGGTGCGAGCTCGCGCCCCTCGATTGAGTACCTGGTCCGCGATCTGCTGCCCACCCCCAAGGCATCCGACGGACCGCACGGCGGGCCCAACCAGCGCGACAGGGCCGGAAACTACTACCTCCCCGGCCAAGCCGTACGCCTGGACGGCCGGTGGGTAGCCACCAACGGCACCGACTACGGACCCGCCATCCACCGCTGGGAAGCCGTCCTCGGCCGCCCCGCACCCGAGCCGACCGAACCGGGCACCAAAGGCAACCGCCGCCTGTCCCCTGCCTTCGTGGAATGGATGATGGGCGCCGATCCCGGCTGGGTCACCAGCACGGACCTCGGGCTGTCCCGCTCCGACCAGCTCAAGATCCTCGGCAACGGCGTCGTCATCCACCAGGCCGCCCACGCCTACCGGGCACTGCTCGGCACCCTCGCCCCCGAAGCCGCAGGCCCCGCCCCGTCCCAGCTCAGCCTGAGCATCGCCTAG
- a CDS encoding ATP-binding protein, giving the protein MSDDEKNPAREVITDYAQAHFRYFRTADGTVYAQKNGHPVARPIRSQGTTGSHRQELLVGLFRDGRGVFNGTALKEALDLIEALALTEDVQPVHIRVAPGFDGATWLDLGRNDGQSVRIHPTGWDIVVPDPREVCWRRTQLTGELPLPAKDTDGKGIDLLLRLCNFANAETECLAIAWLIGCLGPSVPVPAPFLTGPQGAGKSTGGRMLVRIIEGMSGDLRRAPKDEENLIAAVAAGWVTALDNLSHLAPDLSDAMCCIVTGAETIKRALFTDGDVFRARYRRPLLLTGIDVGVIRPDLAERLLPLRLERPRVRRTEAELWAEYAEVLPVVLGSLLDLTVKVRAVEAETPTDLRMADFAHLCAQLDAATGLGALNAYRASLDDLNDDVIEGDLLAQTVLRYADTIEPGTAQRMTSTEWLHCLTRLYSGDELRPLPKGWPTTGKVLSDRLKRLQPTLAARSVLIDWGRTSEGRYLEMTRQPAPPPHEQKPVF; this is encoded by the coding sequence ATGTCCGACGACGAGAAGAACCCCGCCCGCGAGGTCATCACCGACTACGCACAGGCGCACTTCCGGTACTTCCGCACCGCCGACGGAACCGTGTACGCGCAGAAGAACGGCCACCCCGTGGCCCGCCCGATCCGCTCCCAAGGCACCACGGGCAGCCACCGCCAGGAACTCCTGGTTGGCCTGTTCAGGGACGGGCGGGGCGTGTTCAACGGAACTGCACTCAAGGAGGCGTTGGACTTGATCGAAGCACTCGCACTGACCGAGGACGTCCAACCCGTCCACATCCGCGTCGCCCCCGGGTTCGACGGAGCGACCTGGCTGGACCTGGGCCGCAACGACGGACAGTCCGTCCGCATCCACCCCACCGGATGGGACATCGTCGTCCCCGACCCGCGCGAGGTGTGCTGGCGACGCACCCAGCTCACCGGGGAACTCCCCCTGCCCGCCAAGGACACCGACGGCAAGGGCATCGATCTGCTGCTACGGCTGTGCAACTTCGCCAACGCGGAGACCGAGTGCCTGGCCATCGCCTGGCTGATCGGCTGCCTCGGGCCGTCCGTGCCCGTCCCCGCCCCCTTCCTCACGGGCCCGCAGGGGGCAGGCAAATCCACTGGCGGGCGGATGCTCGTGAGGATCATCGAGGGCATGAGTGGTGACCTGCGCCGGGCTCCGAAGGATGAGGAGAACCTGATCGCGGCGGTGGCGGCCGGATGGGTCACGGCCCTGGACAACCTCTCCCACCTGGCGCCGGACCTGTCCGACGCCATGTGCTGCATCGTCACCGGAGCCGAGACCATCAAACGCGCCCTGTTCACCGACGGGGACGTCTTCCGCGCCCGCTACCGCCGTCCCCTGCTCCTGACAGGCATCGACGTGGGCGTAATCCGGCCCGACCTCGCGGAACGGCTCCTGCCTCTGCGTCTGGAGCGGCCCCGCGTCCGGCGCACCGAAGCCGAGCTGTGGGCGGAGTACGCGGAAGTTCTGCCCGTCGTTCTCGGGTCTCTCCTGGACCTCACGGTCAAGGTCCGCGCAGTCGAGGCGGAGACCCCCACGGACCTGCGGATGGCGGACTTCGCGCACCTGTGTGCGCAGCTCGATGCGGCCACCGGCCTCGGAGCGCTCAACGCCTACCGGGCCAGTCTGGACGACCTGAACGACGACGTGATCGAAGGCGATCTCCTCGCGCAGACCGTCCTGCGGTATGCGGACACCATTGAGCCGGGTACGGCGCAGCGGATGACCTCCACCGAGTGGCTGCACTGCCTCACCCGCCTCTACAGCGGCGACGAACTGCGTCCCCTGCCCAAGGGATGGCCGACCACGGGAAAGGTCCTCTCGGATCGGCTCAAGCGCCTCCAGCCGACGCTTGCCGCCCGTAGCGTCCTCATCGACTGGGGCCGCACCAGCGAGGGCCGCTACCTCGAAATGACCCGCCAACCGGCCCCGCCCCCACACGAGCAGAAGCCGGTGTTCTGA
- the mtnA gene encoding S-methyl-5-thioribose-1-phosphate isomerase, translated as MADQHPVSPEGSIPPIALALRWEEPPEGPVLVLLDQTRLPAEEVDLVCTDVPALVEAIRSLAVRGAPLLGLAGAYGIALAAARGFDVDEAAESLAHARPTAVNLAYGVRRAVAAYHAALRDDADDAQAAAAALAEARVLHREDAEASERMAARGQALLEELLPAGGHRILTHCNTGALVSGGEGTALAVVKAVHRAGQLRRLWVDETRPLLQGARLTAYEAARAGMAYTLLADNAAGSLFATGEVDAVLVGADRIAADGSVANKVGSYPLAVLARYHHVPFVVVAPTTTVDPATPDGAAIEVEQRPGYEVTDITIPYVPIAGQEVSTGVPVAPLGTQAHNPAFDVTPPELVTAIVTEDGVISPVTADGIAELWARSRSGNGMMSE; from the coding sequence ATGGCTGATCAGCATCCGGTGTCCCCGGAAGGCTCCATACCTCCCATCGCCCTGGCGCTGCGCTGGGAGGAGCCCCCAGAAGGACCCGTACTGGTACTTCTCGACCAGACCCGGCTGCCCGCCGAAGAGGTCGATCTGGTGTGCACCGATGTGCCGGCGCTGGTGGAGGCGATCCGCTCGCTCGCCGTGCGTGGCGCCCCGCTGCTCGGCCTCGCCGGGGCATACGGGATCGCGCTCGCCGCGGCCCGCGGCTTCGATGTGGACGAGGCCGCCGAATCGCTCGCCCATGCCCGTCCCACGGCCGTCAACCTCGCCTATGGCGTCCGCCGTGCCGTCGCCGCGTATCACGCCGCGCTCCGGGACGACGCGGACGATGCTCAGGCCGCCGCGGCGGCCCTTGCCGAGGCCCGTGTTCTGCACCGGGAGGATGCCGAGGCCAGCGAACGCATGGCGGCCCGTGGTCAGGCGCTGCTCGAAGAGCTGCTGCCTGCCGGGGGCCATCGGATCCTCACCCACTGCAACACCGGCGCCCTGGTCTCCGGAGGCGAGGGGACCGCCCTCGCCGTGGTCAAGGCGGTGCACCGGGCGGGGCAGCTGCGGCGGCTCTGGGTGGACGAGACCCGGCCCCTGCTCCAGGGGGCACGGTTGACCGCGTACGAGGCGGCGCGCGCCGGGATGGCGTACACGCTGCTCGCCGACAACGCGGCGGGCTCGCTCTTCGCGACCGGCGAGGTGGACGCGGTGCTGGTCGGCGCGGACCGGATCGCCGCGGACGGCTCGGTGGCCAACAAGGTGGGCAGCTATCCGCTCGCGGTGCTGGCCCGCTACCACCATGTGCCGTTCGTGGTGGTAGCCCCGACCACCACGGTGGACCCGGCCACCCCCGACGGAGCCGCGATCGAAGTCGAACAGCGTCCTGGATATGAAGTGACAGACATCACAATTCCGTATGTCCCCATCGCCGGGCAGGAGGTGAGCACCGGAGTGCCGGTCGCTCCGCTGGGCACACAGGCCCACAATCCGGCCTTTGACGTCACACCACCGGAGTTGGTGACGGCGATCGTCACCGAGGACGGTGTGATTTCCCCGGTCACCGCGGACGGTATCGCCGAGCTGTGGGCCAGGTCACGATCGGGTAATGGGATGATGTCGGAGTGA
- a CDS encoding helix-turn-helix domain-containing protein — protein sequence MTTPAPFDESTEALTPREAMTALRIGRDTLYDLIRSGELRSFTIGRARRIPAAEIPAFIRRRMEENH from the coding sequence GTGACCACACCCGCGCCCTTTGACGAGTCCACCGAAGCCCTCACCCCCCGCGAAGCGATGACAGCACTGCGGATCGGCCGGGACACGCTCTACGACCTCATCCGCTCCGGTGAGCTGCGCAGCTTCACCATCGGCAGGGCGCGCCGCATACCCGCCGCCGAGATCCCGGCGTTCATCCGCAGGCGAATGGAGGAAAACCACTGA
- a CDS encoding bifunctional DNA primase/polymerase, whose product MTQPAVIRRDPPALSPLRTALELAAAGLPVLPLRRGKVPFGNCRTCAKDPRTGRAACGGRPNMKDAGPCQCPGPCHAWAAATTDPSVIASPVWASAWREAVTVAYHPGGAGLTVVDLDDTAAVTWARQTLPATRIVPTTRGEHWIYQGAMRSVNAVRDGIDIKSTMAYARWLGPGTGTTAALPDVVRALAVKEPPTVRSAPQSIAMPAWAAGERVCPHRTPTYLDRGIAMAEQRITEARSAIHATVYRAFLAVLSTHGRCGCLTEAHIARLFTAAQAKGESARHCTDAWTNARTTLGL is encoded by the coding sequence ATGACCCAACCCGCCGTCATCCGGCGAGACCCTCCCGCCCTGTCGCCGCTGCGGACCGCGCTGGAGCTGGCCGCGGCTGGTCTGCCGGTGCTGCCCCTGCGCAGGGGCAAGGTCCCGTTCGGGAACTGCCGCACCTGCGCGAAGGACCCCCGGACCGGCAGGGCCGCCTGTGGCGGGCGGCCGAACATGAAGGACGCGGGCCCCTGCCAGTGCCCCGGTCCCTGCCACGCGTGGGCCGCCGCCACCACCGACCCGTCCGTCATCGCCTCGCCCGTGTGGGCGTCGGCGTGGCGGGAGGCCGTGACGGTCGCCTACCACCCCGGCGGCGCCGGGCTGACCGTGGTGGACCTCGACGACACCGCAGCCGTCACATGGGCCCGCCAGACCCTGCCCGCCACCCGGATCGTGCCCACGACCCGCGGTGAACACTGGATCTACCAGGGCGCCATGCGCTCCGTAAACGCAGTCCGCGACGGCATCGACATCAAGTCCACGATGGCCTACGCCCGGTGGCTCGGCCCCGGCACCGGCACCACGGCGGCCCTGCCGGACGTCGTGCGCGCGCTGGCCGTGAAGGAGCCCCCCACCGTCCGGTCGGCCCCGCAGTCCATCGCCATGCCCGCATGGGCCGCCGGGGAAAGGGTGTGCCCTCATCGCACGCCCACCTACCTGGACCGTGGCATCGCCATGGCCGAGCAGCGCATCACCGAGGCCCGCAGCGCGATCCACGCCACGGTCTACCGGGCGTTCCTCGCCGTGCTGTCCACCCATGGCCGGTGCGGCTGCCTCACCGAGGCTCACATCGCGCGACTGTTCACCGCCGCTCAGGCCAAGGGCGAATCGGCCCGGCACTGCACCGACGCGTGGACCAACGCCCGCACCACGTTGGGACTGTGA
- a CDS encoding tyrosine-type recombinase/integrase: protein MARRRPNGAGTVTKRSDGRYQAAVYVPQPDGTTKRKFAYGNDYDECDAKRRKLIERVQNGVPTPTRDMTMGDWFDYWLTSIVKPSLSDGSHRTYESAVRLHLRPRLGRKVMLKLGVKELRAVMTKLAEDKGAKTARHAHRVLKASLTAAMVEDIGLTRNVAKLVHVRASTDSGKSWDAVKVLRFLAEARRRTVYYPALLLIPLLGLRRAEICGLRWENIDLEKRVLWVEQQRQRTSAGTIDVETKTETSRAPLPLPAQCIAPLRWQRMRTAWLRERALASGRPWTDDPDGHVFVTRTGQPLQADCLYQTVQRVTGSAGLGKMNPKGLRKSCGTLLVHLRVHPRIVKAVLRHSRISTTLDIYAEALDPDVIEAIGQLDLLLRQPDRLDRLQTVTAEDDEQPD from the coding sequence ATGGCACGCCGCCGCCCCAACGGTGCGGGCACCGTCACGAAGCGCAGTGACGGGCGGTATCAGGCTGCGGTCTACGTGCCGCAGCCTGACGGCACCACCAAGCGCAAGTTCGCCTACGGCAACGACTACGACGAGTGCGACGCGAAGCGCCGCAAGCTGATCGAACGGGTTCAGAACGGCGTTCCGACTCCCACCAGGGACATGACCATGGGCGACTGGTTCGACTACTGGTTGACGTCCATCGTGAAGCCCAGCCTCTCGGACGGGAGTCACCGGACGTACGAAAGCGCCGTCCGGCTCCACCTCCGTCCGCGGCTCGGCCGGAAGGTGATGCTCAAGCTCGGAGTCAAAGAGCTCCGGGCCGTCATGACCAAGCTCGCCGAGGATAAGGGCGCCAAGACCGCCCGCCATGCCCACCGCGTCCTCAAGGCGTCGCTGACCGCCGCCATGGTGGAAGACATCGGGCTGACCCGGAACGTTGCCAAGCTCGTACACGTCCGGGCATCCACTGACAGCGGCAAGAGCTGGGACGCGGTCAAGGTCCTGCGCTTCCTCGCCGAGGCGCGGCGGCGGACGGTCTACTACCCGGCGCTGCTGCTGATTCCCCTGCTCGGTCTACGCCGCGCTGAGATCTGCGGTCTGCGCTGGGAGAACATAGACCTCGAAAAGCGCGTGCTGTGGGTGGAGCAGCAGCGGCAGCGTACGAGCGCCGGCACCATCGACGTCGAGACCAAAACCGAGACGTCGAGAGCACCGCTCCCCCTGCCCGCTCAGTGCATCGCGCCGCTTCGCTGGCAGCGCATGCGTACGGCCTGGCTGCGGGAGCGCGCTCTGGCGAGCGGCCGGCCCTGGACGGACGATCCCGATGGGCACGTGTTCGTCACCCGCACGGGGCAGCCGCTGCAAGCCGACTGCCTGTATCAGACCGTCCAGCGGGTCACTGGCAGCGCCGGACTCGGCAAGATGAACCCCAAGGGGCTCAGGAAGTCATGCGGCACCCTGCTGGTGCATCTCCGGGTGCACCCGAGGATCGTCAAGGCCGTCTTGCGGCACAGCAGGATCTCGACCACGTTGGACATCTATGCCGAGGCACTGGACCCGGACGTTATCGAGGCGATTGGTCAGCTTGACCTACTGCTCCGGCAACCGGATCGCCTCGACCGGTTGCAGACGGTGACAGCCGAGGATGACGAACAGCCCGACTGA